In the Pyrolobus fumarii 1A genome, one interval contains:
- a CDS encoding ATP-binding protein, with protein sequence MTDAVEMLVCRVNPVVLVGAPGVGKTSLVREAARRYAEERGLVFVDLTSGVVSVDGCKGPLHDVRVRRCLVRLVERDPDRFMLFYRMVMSHVLPEDLLGVPRVDSETSTVVYHKPLPVHLMTVEGVHGVLFLDEVSSVARDDVRSLLYAMLDERRVGDVVLSSRVFIVASGNRLGDDDSVEPLPAPIVNRAVVVHVVPPSIEEWGEYMDGRYERWWSDALGYLLLRPSLFQGRPARSRLTGYDSFPSPRSWEKLAGEVMVRACRWNHRRCSLASFVVGRRAWEEVLRLDKLAARMGIDVGSLADVAVEDLLVSRPGLVVEAPEVAADMVAYDVIVRGEEGSLDTLADVLAKLRGSRLDVEGVIARIEALMRVSRELGLELARRLSERDEGLDRAIRAYIERVVRQGSRPP encoded by the coding sequence GTGACTGACGCTGTCGAGATGCTCGTGTGTCGGGTTAACCCGGTTGTTCTCGTCGGTGCGCCGGGTGTCGGGAAGACTAGCCTTGTGAGGGAGGCTGCGAGGAGGTACGCCGAGGAGCGTGGCCTTGTGTTCGTGGATTTGACGTCTGGTGTTGTCAGCGTCGATGGTTGTAAGGGGCCGCTGCACGATGTGCGTGTGAGGAGGTGTCTTGTTAGGCTTGTGGAGCGCGACCCGGATAGGTTTATGCTGTTCTACCGTATGGTGATGTCCCACGTTCTGCCCGAGGACCTGCTCGGTGTGCCCCGCGTGGATAGCGAGACATCCACAGTTGTGTATCACAAGCCTCTCCCGGTACACCTTATGACGGTTGAGGGTGTGCACGGGGTGCTGTTCCTGGATGAGGTGTCGAGCGTGGCGCGTGACGATGTGCGTAGCCTGCTATACGCGATGCTCGACGAGAGGCGTGTAGGTGACGTGGTGTTGTCGAGCAGGGTGTTCATAGTGGCTAGCGGCAATAGGCTAGGCGACGATGATAGTGTGGAGCCTCTCCCGGCGCCTATAGTGAACCGCGCTGTTGTCGTCCACGTGGTGCCGCCTTCTATCGAGGAGTGGGGCGAGTATATGGACGGGAGGTACGAGAGGTGGTGGAGCGATGCGCTCGGCTACCTGCTTCTTAGGCCCTCCCTCTTCCAGGGTAGGCCAGCCCGTAGCCGCCTCACCGGCTACGATAGCTTCCCGTCTCCACGCTCTTGGGAGAAGCTGGCTGGCGAGGTCATGGTGAGGGCGTGTAGGTGGAACCATAGGCGTTGCAGCCTGGCGAGCTTCGTGGTCGGGAGGAGGGCGTGGGAGGAGGTGCTGAGGCTTGACAAGCTCGCCGCCAGGATGGGCATAGACGTTGGGAGCCTAGCGGATGTTGCTGTTGAGGATCTCCTGGTGAGCAGGCCGGGGCTTGTTGTGGAGGCTCCCGAGGTTGCGGCCGACATGGTGGCGTACGATGTTATAGTCCGGGGTGAGGAGGGTTCCCTAGACACGCTGGCCGATGTGCTAGCCAAGCTGAGGGGGTCTAGGCTTGACGTGGAGGGCGTGATAGCCAGGATAGAGGCGTTGATGAGGGTGTCGAGGGAGCTGGGGTTGGAGCTGGCGAGGAGGCTCTCGGAGAGGGACGAGGGGCTGGATAGAGCCATACGCGCCTACATCGAGAGGGTTGTGAGGCAAGGCTCGCGGCCGCCTTGA
- a CDS encoding DUF2201 family putative metallopeptidase, with translation MRVSFKPRPALRPGDALDKAAVMLVLCRLLGVAGRVASASTRLGVSRLLREVEVFIAPVFEEGAPAFTDGRRVYIDARFMLFSGLAEILDIVVLHELVHVGLAHPERSGRLVASGVSPGAVLLAADYIVFRRLVEALGAHTAGLLRRWLHVDDKLLDWLLSTIGEGIEEYRDAPLEVVAEAVDRALRHLQAMRPRLVHAVAGDQLNDLERFIGSLDGLATERRVENDDREHRMLISLLARMLRRVLRRVSGVERSRLNSYQRTPSRPSRRLGSPPTTLYAPGGASAPRLYALIDTSLSIPSWVIAEAARVVAGAARRLGYRRVYTILWSDRPYFAGSVPSRRLVEEVASRAEGGGTLLAPALRLVSRLGPQRSAIVILSDFGIADDLTVVKKLLGSLRASGARIILVLMPGFEVRDVFRELGRYADAAIDIVEELHELRARRGPGATPTR, from the coding sequence GTGCGTGTCTCGTTCAAGCCCCGCCCCGCCCTTAGGCCGGGCGACGCTCTCGACAAGGCTGCTGTGATGCTGGTGCTTTGCAGGCTACTCGGGGTCGCCGGTAGGGTTGCGTCTGCATCCACGCGCCTCGGTGTTTCGAGGCTCCTGCGAGAGGTGGAGGTGTTTATCGCGCCGGTTTTCGAGGAGGGTGCCCCCGCCTTCACGGACGGCAGGCGCGTGTACATCGATGCCAGGTTCATGCTCTTCTCTGGCCTGGCCGAGATACTCGACATCGTCGTTCTACACGAGCTTGTGCACGTGGGGCTCGCGCACCCCGAGAGGAGCGGGAGGCTAGTCGCGTCGGGGGTCTCGCCGGGCGCGGTGCTCCTAGCAGCCGACTACATCGTGTTTAGGAGGCTCGTGGAGGCTCTAGGTGCGCATACCGCGGGGCTACTGAGGCGGTGGTTGCACGTCGACGACAAGCTCCTCGACTGGCTCCTATCCACCATAGGCGAGGGCATAGAGGAGTACAGGGATGCCCCCCTGGAGGTTGTCGCCGAGGCTGTCGACCGGGCTCTCCGCCACCTCCAAGCTATGAGGCCGAGGCTGGTGCACGCCGTCGCCGGGGACCAGCTTAACGACCTGGAGCGTTTCATAGGCTCTCTGGACGGTCTTGCAACAGAGCGCCGGGTTGAGAACGACGACCGCGAGCACCGTATGCTGATCTCGCTGTTGGCGCGTATGCTTAGGAGGGTGTTGAGGAGAGTCTCTGGCGTGGAGAGGAGCAGGCTAAACTCATACCAGCGTACACCCTCCAGGCCCTCGAGGCGCCTCGGGTCTCCCCCAACCACACTCTACGCTCCGGGTGGAGCGTCGGCACCCCGTCTCTACGCGTTGATAGACACTAGCCTATCGATACCCTCGTGGGTCATAGCCGAGGCGGCTAGGGTCGTGGCTGGTGCCGCGAGGAGGCTAGGGTATAGACGCGTCTACACGATACTATGGTCGGATAGGCCCTACTTCGCCGGGAGCGTGCCGAGCAGGCGTCTCGTGGAGGAGGTTGCGTCGCGGGCGGAGGGCGGGGGCACGCTCCTCGCGCCAGCACTGAGGCTCGTATCGAGGCTCGGCCCCCAGAGGAGCGCCATAGTGATACTCTCGGACTTCGGTATAGCCGACGACCTAACCGTCGTCAAGAAGCTCCTTGGGTCGTTGAGGGCCTCCGGAGCCAGGATAATACTGGTGTTGATGCCTGGTTTTGAGGTCAGGGATGTGTTCAGGGAGCTGGGAAGGTACGCCGACGCAGCCATTGATATCGTTGAGGAGTTGCACGAGCTGCGCGCCAGGCGCGGGCCGGGTGCAACGCCTACACGATGA
- a CDS encoding PaREP1 family protein, with protein sequence MTSIVALRLPRSVVERLEREARGLGMGLEEYVLELLLHDLDPPERVREYIEAARLLLQRAREELEKGDVRQAAEKAWGAAALAVKAYAAWRDGRRLASHGELWEYKRRLEKELGEWVHDAWMNATGMHVCFYEGWCTREDVEKALERIGRLVGEIGKRVGAR encoded by the coding sequence TTGACCAGCATAGTTGCTCTCCGGCTTCCTCGCAGCGTGGTTGAGAGGCTGGAGCGCGAGGCTAGAGGGCTTGGCATGGGTCTAGAGGAGTACGTGTTAGAGCTTCTCCTGCATGACCTGGATCCGCCGGAGCGTGTGAGAGAGTACATCGAGGCCGCTAGGTTACTCCTTCAACGGGCTCGGGAGGAGCTAGAGAAGGGGGATGTTAGGCAGGCTGCTGAGAAGGCGTGGGGGGCTGCTGCGCTGGCTGTCAAGGCCTACGCGGCGTGGAGGGATGGGAGGAGACTAGCGAGCCACGGCGAGCTATGGGAGTACAAGAGGAGGCTGGAGAAGGAGCTTGGAGAGTGGGTTCACGACGCTTGGATGAACGCCACGGGGATGCACGTGTGCTTCTACGAGGGGTGGTGTACGCGGGAGGATGTGGAGAAAGCTTTGGAGAGAATCGGGAGGCTGGTAGGTGAGATCGGGAAGCGTGTAGGGGCACGGTAG
- a CDS encoding ABC transporter permease encodes MSLRETLRKVLGVAVLESRWVLRQPMWIVQEVFTVVAFMVILYAWGGVGAVRHTLIAFMVASGLSLGLNVVGQEVGWKRITGMIDMLVASPVTPRAYIIGALLGHLIFAPAPLAVMIVVAVLLNALHYLLAGFAAMLLLTPTSTALGLAIAMRIEKPTNIAAITNPISFALMMLPPVFYPAAVIPEPFRLLVVTLVPTGAAAEFARSLVGLSPYPPILPLTALIAWLVASMTVAARSVRWGLE; translated from the coding sequence GTGAGCCTCCGGGAGACCCTCCGCAAGGTGCTGGGCGTCGCCGTCCTCGAGTCGAGATGGGTGCTGAGACAACCAATGTGGATAGTGCAAGAGGTGTTCACTGTAGTTGCGTTCATGGTGATACTCTACGCGTGGGGCGGTGTCGGCGCGGTACGCCACACCCTCATAGCATTCATGGTGGCTAGTGGCCTCTCGCTGGGTCTCAACGTGGTCGGGCAGGAGGTGGGTTGGAAGCGAATAACGGGGATGATAGACATGCTCGTGGCGTCCCCGGTAACGCCAAGAGCCTATATCATCGGCGCGCTACTCGGGCACCTCATCTTCGCCCCGGCACCGCTCGCCGTCATGATAGTTGTGGCTGTGCTGCTCAACGCGCTACACTACCTCCTGGCTGGCTTCGCAGCAATGCTTCTACTCACACCCACCAGTACAGCCCTCGGCCTAGCCATAGCCATGAGGATAGAGAAGCCGACAAACATAGCGGCGATAACCAACCCGATAAGCTTCGCGTTGATGATGCTGCCGCCGGTCTTCTACCCGGCAGCAGTAATCCCGGAGCCCTTCAGGCTACTTGTCGTGACGCTCGTCCCGACGGGCGCGGCGGCAGAGTTCGCACGGAGCCTCGTGGGCCTAAGCCCATACCCGCCGATACTACCGCTAACCGCGCTCATAGCGTGGCTGGTAGCATCTATGACTGTAGCCGCGAGGAGCGTAAGATGGGGGCTAGAGTAG
- a CDS encoding ABC transporter ATP-binding protein, producing the protein MSGIVAGLWRPRGILARGEAVVAESLSKRYPNGVWGAREVSFRASYGRVTVVLGPNGAGKTTTVKMLATLLRPTGGRGLVAGFDVVREAWEVRRRIALVPQEASIDPNLTPMEAVKWYLVARGWSVSDAYARAREVLEELGLWDVRDRPGWHLSGGQKRKVVTAMALATGAEVVFLDEPSTGLDVESKYSVWGIVRRYASSGSAVLLTTHDMREAEALADHLVLISEGRVAAEGPPQELRSSIPYRYRVVLRRPRRVEWSGPRLEIGDMLVLYARDRGEASEIASRVDAESVTIEEVGLEDVYLYHTRGGAR; encoded by the coding sequence ATGTCGGGTATTGTCGCGGGGTTGTGGAGGCCCCGGGGCATCTTGGCGCGCGGCGAGGCTGTTGTAGCCGAGAGCCTCTCGAAGCGGTATCCTAATGGCGTGTGGGGCGCGAGGGAGGTGTCCTTCCGGGCCTCGTATGGCCGTGTGACGGTCGTCCTCGGGCCGAATGGCGCCGGGAAGACCACGACCGTGAAGATGCTGGCTACTCTCCTTAGGCCTACTGGCGGTCGTGGGCTTGTGGCTGGTTTCGACGTGGTGCGTGAGGCTTGGGAGGTTCGTAGGAGGATTGCGCTGGTGCCACAGGAGGCGAGCATAGACCCGAACCTCACGCCCATGGAGGCCGTGAAGTGGTACCTGGTTGCCCGTGGGTGGAGCGTCTCGGATGCCTATGCGAGGGCTAGGGAGGTGCTAGAGGAGCTCGGGCTCTGGGATGTGAGGGATAGGCCTGGTTGGCACCTCTCCGGAGGCCAGAAGAGGAAGGTTGTGACCGCTATGGCGCTCGCTACTGGCGCCGAGGTGGTGTTCCTGGACGAGCCGTCCACGGGCCTCGACGTGGAGTCGAAGTACAGCGTGTGGGGCATCGTGAGGAGGTACGCCTCGTCGGGCAGCGCTGTTCTCCTGACGACACACGACATGAGGGAGGCTGAGGCGCTCGCAGACCACCTGGTGCTTATAAGCGAGGGGCGTGTGGCTGCCGAGGGCCCGCCCCAGGAGCTGCGGAGCAGCATACCCTACCGTTACCGCGTCGTGCTCCGGAGACCCAGGAGGGTCGAGTGGAGCGGCCCGAGGCTAGAGATCGGCGACATGCTCGTGCTCTACGCGCGCGACCGCGGTGAGGCCTCCGAGATAGCCTCGAGGGTTGACGCGGAGAGCGTCACGATAGAGGAGGTTGGGCTGGAGGACGTCTACCTGTACCACACGAGGGGTGGCGCGCGGTGA
- a CDS encoding PaREP1 family protein — MQRGDVRQAAEKAWGAAALAVKAYAAWRDGRRLTSHGELWEYIGVLKRELGDWASDAWYAGQSMYVCFYEGWCKPFHVRDALERIERLVQEVVRRVLGEGVGA, encoded by the coding sequence CTGCAGCGGGGCGATGTACGCCAGGCCGCCGAGAAGGCATGGGGTGCCGCTGCGCTCGCCGTGAAGGCCTACGCGGCGTGGAGAGATGGAAGACGGTTAACCAGCCACGGCGAGCTATGGGAGTATATCGGGGTGTTGAAGAGGGAGCTGGGCGACTGGGCCAGTGACGCGTGGTATGCCGGGCAGAGCATGTACGTGTGCTTCTACGAGGGGTGGTGCAAGCCGTTCCACGTCCGGGATGCACTCGAGAGGATAGAGAGGCTTGTACAGGAGGTTGTCAGGAGGGTACTCGGTGAAGGCGTGGGAGCCTAG
- a CDS encoding type II toxin-antitoxin system VapC family toxin — protein sequence MIVVDASILARFILREEGWEKARDLLASSTAVTVDHALKEVLNAIWKAVRRGLIGHREAREKARALTILVEKGVVTVEPEDSVLTDAFRLALETGITVYDALYVALALAKKATLATCDARQAEAARQVGVNTRLLA from the coding sequence GTGATAGTGGTTGACGCTTCTATCCTGGCGCGTTTCATACTACGGGAGGAGGGCTGGGAGAAGGCTAGGGACCTCTTGGCTTCCAGCACAGCGGTTACGGTTGACCATGCGCTGAAGGAGGTGCTTAACGCCATCTGGAAGGCCGTCAGGAGGGGGCTGATAGGCCACAGGGAGGCTAGGGAGAAGGCAAGGGCGCTCACCATACTCGTCGAGAAGGGGGTGGTAACTGTGGAGCCGGAGGACAGCGTGCTGACAGATGCTTTCAGGCTGGCACTAGAGACGGGTATCACCGTGTACGATGCGCTCTATGTAGCCCTAGCCCTCGCCAAGAAAGCGACCCTAGCGACGTGCGACGCTAGGCAAGCAGAGGCAGCCAGGCAAGTCGGTGTAAACACACGCCTATTGGCCTAG
- a CDS encoding CopG family transcriptional regulator — protein sequence MSEVLSIRVPRDLKKRMMALRDVVDWRREIIAFLEERVRYYERLVALREAEELLRGHPVLPRGMVVRMVREDRDSG from the coding sequence GTGTCTGAGGTTCTGAGTATACGGGTGCCCCGGGATTTGAAGAAGAGGATGATGGCTCTGCGGGACGTCGTTGACTGGAGGAGGGAGATCATAGCGTTCCTTGAGGAGCGTGTGAGGTACTACGAGAGGCTTGTGGCTCTACGTGAGGCTGAGGAGTTGCTCCGAGGCCACCCTGTATTGCCTCGCGGTATGGTCGTGCGGATGGTGAGGGAGGACCGTGATAGTGGTTGA
- a CDS encoding class II glutamine amidotransferase, which translates to MCRLFGLYANKPVDVTFSFFESPKNSLVGLSYSNPHGWGVAWLDNSGWQVIKEPVALYESRRARKVIKKRVYGRIIVSHVRLASSGGSGVENTHPWVYRGWAFAHNGTIYDRSALLKLLTDEHRDSLEGSTDSEAFFHLIVQEAEELGDPVDGIKSAIRKMNRSGIRYTSLNFIASDGERLYALRYAATSLGYYTLYYLERPRDGLELRRLSEVTRQLIAAKLARGERALLVASEPMSDEPNWKPIPNKHLLIVYSDLSTEIVRV; encoded by the coding sequence ATGTGTCGTCTATTCGGCTTATACGCTAACAAGCCTGTAGACGTCACCTTCAGCTTCTTTGAGTCCCCGAAGAACAGTCTAGTGGGGCTCTCATACAGTAATCCCCATGGATGGGGTGTCGCGTGGCTAGACAATAGCGGCTGGCAGGTGATCAAAGAACCCGTGGCATTGTACGAGTCGAGGAGAGCCAGGAAGGTTATCAAGAAGCGTGTCTACGGCAGGATAATAGTGTCTCACGTTAGGCTCGCCAGCTCCGGGGGCAGCGGGGTAGAGAATACACACCCGTGGGTCTACCGGGGCTGGGCATTCGCGCACAACGGGACCATATACGACAGGTCGGCACTGCTAAAGCTCCTCACCGACGAGCACCGTGATAGTCTCGAGGGCAGTACGGACTCTGAGGCGTTCTTCCACCTCATAGTCCAGGAGGCTGAGGAGCTGGGAGACCCTGTGGACGGCATAAAAAGCGCCATCAGGAAGATGAATAGGAGCGGGATTAGGTACACGTCGCTGAACTTTATCGCCAGCGACGGCGAGAGGCTCTACGCCCTAAGGTACGCCGCCACAAGCCTAGGCTACTACACGCTCTACTACCTAGAAAGGCCAAGGGACGGCCTTGAGCTGAGGAGGTTGTCGGAGGTGACGCGGCAGCTCATAGCGGCGAAGCTCGCCCGCGGCGAGAGAGCCTTGCTCGTAGCCTCTGAGCCTATGAGCGACGAGCCCAACTGGAAACCAATCCCGAACAAACACCTACTCATAGTCTACTCCGACCTAAGCACAGAGATCGTGAGAGTGTAG
- a CDS encoding AIR synthase family protein, with amino-acid sequence MRGSRLKPGKLPQDLLERLVLRRVGVLDESVVVGPRVGEDAAVTKLGDDLYLVAHLDPITAAGRLAGWLAVHVACNDVAVTGARPRWLLSLILAPVEAAEEFIEEVTRQMHEAAVELGVGIVGGHTEVVEDRQPLVAVTAVGVARRPVLTGGARPGDYIVMSKTAGVEGTAILATDFEGVLVERVGRDVVERAKSFLKRVSVVKEAIVLAEKGLVDAMHDPTEGGVLGGVYEMAYASGLAAEVWLEEIPVAEETRLIAEAMGVDPYRLISSGVLLAAVPPDRVDEVLGVLRREAGVEAAVIGRFLGERRPVVRVMEGGVVKEVIDSMVPDEIYRVVSRASS; translated from the coding sequence GTGCGTGGCTCGCGCCTGAAGCCGGGTAAGCTACCCCAGGATCTCCTTGAGCGTCTGGTGTTGCGGCGTGTGGGTGTGTTGGACGAGAGTGTGGTGGTCGGGCCTCGTGTTGGCGAGGACGCGGCCGTCACAAAGCTCGGTGATGACTTGTATCTCGTGGCGCATTTGGATCCGATAACGGCTGCTGGGAGGCTCGCGGGTTGGCTCGCCGTCCACGTCGCCTGTAATGACGTTGCCGTTACGGGTGCTAGGCCGCGTTGGCTCCTCTCCCTCATACTGGCGCCCGTGGAGGCCGCCGAGGAGTTCATCGAGGAGGTTACGAGGCAGATGCATGAGGCTGCCGTGGAGCTCGGCGTGGGTATAGTTGGTGGTCACACGGAGGTTGTGGAGGATAGGCAGCCGCTGGTTGCTGTCACTGCCGTGGGGGTTGCTAGGCGCCCAGTGTTGACGGGTGGAGCCCGCCCCGGCGACTACATTGTGATGAGTAAGACGGCGGGCGTCGAGGGCACGGCGATACTAGCAACGGACTTCGAGGGTGTGCTAGTCGAGCGCGTGGGTAGGGACGTGGTGGAGAGGGCTAAGAGCTTCCTAAAGAGGGTGAGTGTCGTCAAGGAGGCCATCGTCCTCGCCGAGAAGGGGCTCGTAGACGCAATGCACGACCCTACGGAGGGTGGCGTGCTGGGCGGCGTATACGAGATGGCCTATGCTTCTGGGCTCGCGGCCGAGGTGTGGCTCGAGGAGATACCGGTCGCTGAGGAGACCAGGCTCATAGCCGAGGCTATGGGGGTAGACCCCTACAGACTCATAAGTAGTGGCGTGTTGCTCGCCGCCGTGCCGCCGGACAGGGTGGATGAGGTGCTGGGCGTGCTTAGGAGGGAGGCTGGCGTCGAGGCGGCGGTGATAGGACGGTTCCTGGGGGAGAGGAGGCCAGTCGTCCGGGTAATGGAGGGCGGAGTGGTCAAGGAAGTCATAGATAGCATGGTGCCCGACGAGATATACAGGGTTGTATCGAGGGCGTCAAGCTGA
- a CDS encoding PaREP1 family protein — translation MTLDTGLLEEPLPKPRRDLVSYAGARTLESLLESLLSLEFLGKGYTRNAAGKAFQAWKALLGALLALNRDKLEEILGNREQVRWLEEIGIPRVPTAKLKRLAQLLERAGYKYISFHIDKALDLHDYQYHGPDPSGELSKYTSRGEAAEDIILLLEALVELVERRVKPVLESVGQWTDEHSQALRQLEKRISTLKGAR, via the coding sequence GTGACGCTTGATACCGGGTTATTAGAAGAGCCGTTGCCTAAGCCTAGGAGAGATCTCGTCAGCTACGCTGGTGCACGGACGCTAGAGTCTCTTCTGGAGTCGCTGTTGTCGCTGGAGTTCCTCGGCAAGGGTTACACTAGGAATGCTGCCGGGAAGGCCTTCCAGGCGTGGAAAGCGCTGCTTGGGGCGCTCCTGGCGCTAAACCGGGACAAACTAGAGGAGATACTTGGGAACAGGGAGCAGGTTAGGTGGCTAGAGGAGATTGGGATACCCCGTGTGCCGACAGCTAAGCTTAAGCGGCTGGCACAGCTGCTAGAACGAGCAGGTTATAAGTATATCTCGTTCCACATTGATAAAGCACTGGATCTCCATGATTACCAGTACCACGGGCCCGATCCGAGCGGAGAACTATCCAAATATACTAGTAGAGGGGAGGCAGCCGAGGATATCATCCTCCTGCTGGAGGCGCTGGTAGAGCTGGTAGAGAGGAGGGTCAAACCAGTGCTTGAAAGCGTGGGGCAGTGGACGGATGAGCATAGCCAAGCGCTACGCCAGCTGGAGAAGAGGATAAGCACCCTAAAGGGGGCGAGGTAG
- a CDS encoding tRNA (guanine(10)-N(2))-dimethyltransferase — protein MAMDCPALDGEPLVEAREGLARLCVPDPKRYLRPDGVYEPAWAPVFYNPRMAFNRDVAVVFLRAWAKLRGVDEPVVVEPLAGSGVRAVRYALEAGAGRVYAVDIDPVAVRLAEINIEVNKVADRVYLAQGDANAFLHTLRSKKARVHLVDLDPFGSPAPFIEASLAALRGRGVLAATATDTAPLTGTHPAALRRRYDVVPGRSFLEKEQAVRILAGYIIRRAASREYGAKVLLAYYADYYVRVYVELVPGARRADKSLESLAYLAFCPKCGIAWYASKPWRPGGCPRCGSQPQLIGPVYAGPLCDEKLVDEMIRVASEASWLSNQARTLELLRQLREECGLVNPHYRVDKVASVLKVNMPSPRLVVEELRRLGYRATLTHFDKRGVRSDAPPDVIYNVVWRLSPSNAG, from the coding sequence ATGGCCATGGACTGCCCGGCGCTGGACGGCGAGCCTCTTGTCGAGGCTAGGGAGGGGTTGGCGAGGCTCTGTGTACCGGACCCAAAGAGGTACCTTAGGCCTGACGGCGTGTATGAGCCTGCGTGGGCGCCTGTCTTCTACAACCCCAGGATGGCGTTCAACCGTGACGTGGCTGTCGTGTTCCTAAGGGCGTGGGCCAAGCTACGCGGCGTCGACGAGCCTGTGGTTGTCGAGCCGCTTGCTGGCTCCGGTGTTAGGGCTGTACGATATGCTCTCGAGGCTGGCGCTGGTCGCGTGTATGCCGTTGATATCGACCCGGTGGCGGTGAGGCTAGCGGAGATCAACATCGAGGTTAACAAGGTTGCGGATCGCGTGTACCTCGCGCAGGGCGATGCTAATGCCTTCCTGCACACTCTCCGCTCCAAGAAAGCCAGGGTACACCTGGTTGATCTCGACCCCTTCGGCTCCCCGGCGCCATTCATAGAGGCTAGTCTAGCGGCACTCCGAGGTAGAGGCGTGCTAGCAGCCACGGCTACCGACACAGCCCCGTTGACCGGCACGCACCCGGCAGCCCTCAGGAGGCGCTATGATGTAGTCCCGGGTAGGAGCTTCCTGGAGAAGGAGCAGGCTGTGAGGATACTAGCGGGCTACATCATACGCCGCGCGGCTAGCCGCGAGTACGGGGCCAAGGTGCTCCTCGCATACTACGCGGACTACTATGTCCGCGTTTATGTCGAGCTTGTGCCGGGCGCAAGAAGGGCGGATAAGAGCCTCGAGAGCCTCGCCTACCTCGCCTTCTGCCCGAAGTGCGGCATAGCGTGGTACGCGAGTAAGCCTTGGAGGCCGGGAGGCTGCCCGCGCTGCGGCTCCCAGCCGCAGCTCATAGGGCCGGTCTATGCGGGGCCGCTCTGCGACGAGAAGCTCGTAGACGAGATGATACGCGTGGCTAGCGAGGCAAGCTGGCTCAGCAACCAGGCGAGGACACTCGAACTGCTCCGCCAGCTTCGCGAGGAGTGCGGGCTTGTCAACCCGCACTACCGGGTGGACAAGGTGGCCTCCGTGTTGAAGGTCAACATGCCGAGCCCGAGGCTGGTCGTCGAGGAGCTGAGGAGGCTCGGGTATCGCGCCACGCTAACCCACTTCGATAAACGCGGTGTGAGGAGTGACGCGCCGCCAGACGTCATCTACAATGTTGTCTGGCGGCTCTCCCCGTCAAATGCCGGTTAG
- a CDS encoding helix-turn-helix transcriptional regulator, producing the protein MAISEEHRPSLSELEQKALEIIKSRGKEGIYQHELWKLLGIDSREGSRLALRLYKKGLIVREPAVHRGHRTYKLYLAKPGSTTPRSFKMDVSLNVAIEVPCFTCLYLHECYTGGFHDPRKCPRLSIWLTSKTEERERR; encoded by the coding sequence ATGGCTATCTCGGAGGAGCATAGACCAAGCCTCTCGGAGCTCGAGCAGAAGGCCCTCGAGATAATAAAGAGCCGTGGCAAGGAGGGCATCTACCAGCACGAGTTGTGGAAGTTGCTGGGCATAGACAGCCGTGAGGGGTCGAGGCTAGCGCTGCGCCTCTACAAGAAGGGCTTGATTGTACGTGAGCCGGCGGTACACAGGGGGCACCGTACCTACAAGCTCTACCTGGCGAAGCCCGGCTCCACGACGCCAAGGAGCTTCAAGATGGACGTCTCGCTGAACGTCGCTATCGAGGTGCCGTGCTTCACGTGCCTCTACCTGCACGAGTGCTACACCGGCGGCTTCCACGACCCCCGCAAGTGCCCGAGGCTCTCAATCTGGTTGACGAGCAAGACCGAGGAGAGGGAGAGGCGCTAA